A genome region from Aurantiacibacter sp. MUD61 includes the following:
- a CDS encoding glycosyltransferase family 4 protein, with protein sequence MAQPPDFSFPTAIEGQPLAGKSVLIVVENLPLPFDRRVWQEARTLVAAGATVSVICPTGKGYEARYEQIEGVHIHRHPLPLEANGALGFLIEYGAALFWETLLAWHIYFKRGIDVIHGCNPPDLIFLVALPFKLLGVKYIFDHHDINPELYEAKFNKRGFFWRLMLLFEKLTFKSADVSIATNESYKAIAIERGGMGAERVFVVRSGPDLSRLKAVEPVPGWKDGKDYLVGYVGVMGEQEGIDLLIDAVDHLVNGMGRQDIRFVLVGGGPSLDGLKRLVSGKGLENWIHFTGRAPDQVLFEVLSTMDIGVNPDRVNAMNDKSTMNKIMEYMSLGKPMVQFDVTEGRYSAQQASLYAKPNDPIDLAEKIAELLDDPAKCAAMGEFGRERVEKELNWNTQVPALLSAYAAALRND encoded by the coding sequence ATGGCCCAGCCGCCAGATTTCTCATTCCCGACTGCGATCGAAGGCCAGCCTTTGGCGGGCAAGTCGGTGCTGATCGTCGTCGAAAACCTGCCGCTGCCTTTCGATCGGCGCGTTTGGCAGGAAGCGCGAACGCTGGTGGCGGCGGGAGCGACCGTTTCGGTCATTTGCCCAACCGGCAAGGGATATGAAGCGCGCTACGAGCAAATCGAAGGCGTGCATATCCACCGCCATCCACTGCCGCTCGAGGCTAATGGCGCGCTCGGTTTCCTGATTGAATATGGCGCCGCCCTTTTCTGGGAAACGCTGCTGGCCTGGCACATTTACTTCAAACGCGGGATCGATGTGATCCATGGCTGCAACCCGCCCGATCTCATTTTTCTGGTGGCGCTGCCGTTCAAATTGCTCGGCGTGAAATACATTTTCGACCACCACGATATCAATCCCGAGCTTTACGAGGCCAAATTCAACAAGCGCGGCTTTTTCTGGCGGCTGATGCTGCTTTTCGAGAAGCTGACTTTCAAATCGGCGGATGTCTCGATTGCGACGAACGAGAGCTACAAGGCGATCGCTATCGAGCGCGGCGGCATGGGTGCGGAAAGGGTCTTTGTGGTGCGCTCAGGGCCCGATCTGTCCCGCCTCAAAGCCGTTGAGCCCGTGCCCGGATGGAAAGACGGGAAGGACTATCTCGTCGGCTATGTCGGCGTCATGGGAGAGCAGGAGGGGATCGACCTGCTGATCGACGCGGTCGACCATCTGGTCAATGGTATGGGCCGCCAAGACATTCGTTTCGTTCTGGTCGGTGGCGGGCCGAGCCTGGATGGTTTGAAGCGACTGGTTTCTGGAAAGGGCCTCGAGAACTGGATTCACTTCACCGGCCGCGCGCCGGATCAGGTGCTTTTCGAAGTGCTTTCGACCATGGATATCGGCGTCAATCCGGACCGGGTGAACGCGATGAATGACAAGTCGACCATGAACAAGATCATGGAGTATATGTCTCTCGGCAAACCGATGGTGCAGTTCGATGTGACCGAGGGCCGCTATTCCGCGCAGCAGGCATCGCTCTATGCGAAACCGAACGATCCGATTGATCTGGCAGAAAAAATCGCGGAGCTCCTCGATGACCCTGCCAAATGTGCGGCGATGGGGGAATTTGGCCGCGAGCGGGTAGAGAAGGAGCTCAATTGGAACACGCAGGTTCCCGCATTGCTGAGCGCCTATGCCGCTGCTCTGAGAAATGATTAA
- a CDS encoding GumC family protein codes for MNEAVNLYGSRPDDGHEEEVYYGEDGGSLFTLNNIRALLWRQRYILVGVTALALIAGLLLTLLMKPYYQATSQVRVDYNENDIVEGQDLTSTYLTGTEVARYLETQAAEIRSRSMALQVVDDLDLASGDRLLGPASDDAGTALSEDATLEARRDLAASILVDNLTVEVPMESRVISIRYSAAEPVLSADVANAYARAFLSNDLGRSLEAYSYAREYLQEQIDETRNALREAEILANQYARQNAIVGQPFTSVRGDGGESETVATPTLTASNLAQINRRYVETRAARIAAQERWESVANTSAMELPEVQGSAVAQQLRGRIAELEARLADLLERYQEEYPEVREVRAEIVSLERQLARVAAEIKNSIRSEYLIARNQEQALQSELERVSGEALDEQDRRVQYNLLDRDVAAYRSQLASLLERFNEISSAANLQSSKVTLLDEATVPRSHYKPNLMRNMLIALVVGGGLALGLAFLREIFDDRLRSTSDLERRLGVPALGQTPFTPEGEITEALEDPFSAISESYSSVRATLDFALPPEARQVIQFTSGQQMEGKTTSALAVAARYAAVGKKVLLMDVDLRRPAVAKRLTDQKPKDGLVSALYGRADYKSLLLKTDTANLDVLPAGKAPPNPVEILSSGLMHDFLAQVRDEYDVVIIDGPPVMGLADAPLVSRFVDCTVFVAEANRVEFGKTRAAVRRLRDAGANIAGAILTKYRALEAGESYNYEYQYYTYSKG; via the coding sequence ATGAACGAAGCAGTCAACCTATACGGCTCCCGCCCCGACGATGGGCACGAGGAAGAGGTCTATTACGGCGAGGATGGCGGAAGCCTTTTCACGCTGAACAATATCCGCGCGCTGCTGTGGCGGCAGCGGTATATTCTGGTGGGCGTGACTGCGCTCGCACTGATAGCGGGATTGCTGCTCACGCTCCTGATGAAGCCCTATTACCAGGCAACTTCGCAGGTGCGCGTCGATTACAACGAGAATGACATCGTCGAAGGTCAGGACCTGACGTCGACCTATCTCACCGGCACCGAAGTCGCGCGCTATCTGGAAACCCAGGCCGCCGAGATTCGCAGCCGGAGCATGGCTCTGCAGGTCGTCGATGATCTCGATCTCGCGTCGGGAGACCGGTTGCTCGGGCCTGCATCAGACGATGCCGGGACGGCTCTTTCCGAAGACGCGACGCTGGAAGCCCGGCGTGACCTTGCAGCATCGATCCTCGTAGACAATTTGACGGTTGAAGTGCCGATGGAAAGCCGGGTCATCTCGATCCGCTATTCCGCAGCAGAGCCTGTGCTCTCGGCCGATGTCGCCAATGCCTATGCGCGCGCTTTCCTGTCCAATGACCTCGGCCGATCGCTTGAAGCCTATTCCTACGCGCGGGAATACCTGCAGGAGCAGATTGACGAGACGCGCAATGCGCTGCGTGAAGCGGAAATCCTCGCCAATCAATACGCTCGCCAGAACGCGATCGTCGGCCAGCCATTCACGTCGGTGCGCGGAGATGGCGGAGAAAGCGAAACGGTCGCGACGCCGACGCTGACTGCCAGCAATCTGGCGCAAATCAATCGCCGCTATGTCGAAACGCGCGCCGCCCGCATTGCTGCGCAGGAACGCTGGGAATCGGTCGCGAATACGTCAGCGATGGAATTACCCGAAGTTCAGGGCAGCGCCGTCGCCCAGCAATTGCGCGGCCGCATTGCCGAACTTGAAGCGCGGCTGGCAGACCTGCTCGAACGCTATCAGGAAGAGTATCCTGAAGTGCGCGAAGTGCGCGCAGAAATCGTCTCCCTCGAACGGCAGCTGGCGCGAGTTGCGGCAGAGATCAAGAATTCGATCCGCAGTGAATATCTGATCGCCCGTAATCAAGAGCAGGCGCTGCAGTCGGAGCTGGAGCGTGTATCGGGTGAAGCGCTGGATGAGCAAGACCGGCGCGTGCAGTACAATCTGCTGGATCGCGATGTTGCCGCCTACCGCTCCCAGCTCGCTTCTCTGCTGGAACGCTTCAACGAGATTTCCTCGGCCGCGAATTTGCAATCGAGCAAAGTGACCTTGCTCGACGAAGCGACCGTCCCGCGCTCGCATTACAAGCCCAATCTAATGCGCAACATGCTCATCGCACTGGTTGTCGGTGGTGGCCTTGCGCTTGGCCTCGCCTTCTTGCGTGAAATCTTCGATGACCGGCTGCGCTCGACCTCCGACCTGGAGCGACGGCTTGGTGTACCGGCGCTAGGCCAGACGCCTTTCACGCCCGAAGGTGAAATCACGGAAGCGCTGGAAGACCCGTTCAGTGCCATCAGCGAGTCCTATTCCTCGGTCCGCGCGACGCTCGATTTCGCGTTACCGCCGGAGGCTCGGCAGGTGATCCAGTTTACCAGCGGCCAGCAGATGGAAGGCAAGACCACATCTGCCCTCGCCGTGGCCGCGCGCTATGCTGCAGTCGGCAAGAAAGTTCTGCTGATGGATGTCGATCTCAGGCGGCCTGCGGTGGCGAAGCGACTGACCGATCAGAAACCGAAAGATGGGCTGGTGAGTGCGCTGTATGGCCGTGCCGATTACAAGAGCCTGCTGCTCAAGACGGACACTGCCAATCTGGATGTCCTGCCAGCCGGAAAAGCACCGCCCAATCCGGTAGAAATTCTTTCTTCCGGTCTGATGCATGATTTTCTGGCGCAGGTGCGGGACGAATATGATGTCGTGATTATCGATGGTCCGCCCGTCATGGGTCTGGCCGATGCGCCGCTGGTGTCGCGTTTTGTCGACTGCACTGTTTTCGTGGCTGAGGCCAACCGTGTCGAATTCGGAAAAACACGCGCCGCCGTTCGGCGCCTGCGCGATGCCGGGGCCAATATCGCAGGTGCGATCCTGACGAAATATCGCGCGCTCGAAGCGGGCGAAAGCTACAATTACGAATATCAGTATTACACCTATTCCAAGGGATAG
- a CDS encoding exopolysaccharide biosynthesis polyprenyl glycosylphosphotransferase, producing MVEQLSLLAGEREVDDTAADIADPCEESGTSVSPMLPPAPLNGLSPSLERKRLQAYLALLVGDVAILLAAFYTVSILYFGTLSNWAMLEGGMISAYVILPLYLTVALYNGTYSRRSLTEWQTSAFRAATALVIAAALVNLLAFFAKSNAEFSRMVFALGLASTAVLMTAMRIAVSRALIRKWGPTSLNKMVLLAGGPKLNLPHALHVNASEHGLEPALDDPRALDRLSKYLRNMDEVIVSCRSEDRAAWAQVLKGSGIHGEVTHQLPHEIGAIGVVHYDAAGVSALKVSSGQLGIRARVAKRLFDATVSGLVLLIAAPLMLAVALLIKLEDGGPVFFVQKRVGRGNRFFAILKFRSMRESDDNGAQSTSLEDDRVTRIGRFIRRTSIDELPQLINVLKGDMSLVGPRPHALGSKAGSKLFWEVDRNYWQRHGLRPGITGLAQVRGHRGATDTETQLSNRLLADLEYMQRWSLWQDIAILAATLRVITHERAF from the coding sequence ATGGTCGAGCAATTGTCACTGCTGGCAGGCGAGCGGGAGGTGGATGATACAGCCGCCGACATCGCTGATCCGTGCGAGGAGTCCGGCACTTCCGTTTCGCCAATGCTGCCACCCGCGCCGCTAAACGGGCTGTCACCATCGCTCGAGCGCAAGCGCCTGCAGGCCTATCTTGCGCTGCTCGTCGGTGATGTCGCGATCTTGCTCGCCGCGTTCTACACGGTCTCGATCCTGTATTTCGGCACGTTGAGCAATTGGGCGATGCTCGAAGGCGGGATGATTTCCGCCTATGTGATCCTGCCGCTCTACCTGACCGTAGCACTGTACAATGGCACCTATTCGCGCCGTTCGCTGACCGAATGGCAGACTTCGGCGTTTCGCGCTGCGACCGCCCTCGTCATTGCGGCCGCCCTGGTCAATCTCCTCGCCTTCTTCGCCAAGAGCAATGCCGAGTTCTCTCGCATGGTCTTCGCGCTAGGCCTCGCATCCACCGCTGTGCTGATGACGGCTATGCGCATTGCCGTTTCGCGCGCACTCATCCGCAAATGGGGCCCGACATCGCTCAACAAAATGGTGCTTCTGGCCGGCGGACCGAAGCTGAATTTGCCTCACGCCCTGCACGTCAATGCCAGCGAGCATGGACTTGAGCCTGCGCTTGACGACCCGCGAGCGCTGGATCGCTTGAGCAAGTATTTGCGCAATATGGATGAAGTGATCGTCAGCTGTCGGTCGGAAGACCGCGCGGCGTGGGCGCAGGTCCTGAAAGGGTCGGGCATCCACGGCGAGGTCACACATCAACTGCCGCACGAAATCGGCGCAATCGGCGTTGTCCACTATGACGCGGCGGGCGTTTCGGCGCTCAAGGTCTCTTCAGGGCAGCTTGGGATACGCGCTCGCGTCGCCAAACGGCTTTTCGACGCGACTGTATCGGGTTTGGTCCTGCTGATCGCTGCGCCGCTGATGCTTGCCGTGGCCTTGCTCATCAAGCTGGAGGATGGCGGACCTGTCTTCTTCGTCCAGAAACGTGTTGGCCGCGGCAATCGCTTTTTTGCGATCTTGAAATTCCGTTCAATGCGCGAGAGCGATGATAACGGCGCGCAATCGACTTCGCTTGAAGACGATCGTGTCACACGCATAGGACGCTTCATCCGCCGGACCAGTATCGATGAGCTGCCGCAGCTGATCAACGTGCTGAAGGGCGATATGAGCCTCGTCGGCCCGCGCCCGCATGCGCTAGGGTCAAAAGCGGGCAGCAAGCTGTTCTGGGAAGTCGATCGCAATTACTGGCAACGCCACGGCCTGCGTCCGGGGATCACCGGCCTGGCGCAGGTGCGCGGCCATCGCGGTGCGACCGATACCGAAACGCAGCTGAGCAACCGGCTGCTGGCAGACCTGGAATATATGCAGCGCTGGAGTCTCTGGCAGGACATTGCGATCCTCGCCGCAACGCTCCGTGTGATTACCCACGAACGCGCCTTTTAG
- the gmd gene encoding GDP-mannose 4,6-dehydratase: MTKAKTALITGVTGQDGAYLSHLLLEKGYDVHGVKRRSSSFNTGRIEDIYQDPHVDNQRFHLHYGDLTDSTNLIRIVQEVQPDEIYNLAAQSHVAVSFETPEYTANADAIGTLRLLEAIRILKLEEKTRFYQASTSELYGLVQEVPQSETTPFYPRSPYAAAKLYAYWITVNYREAYGIHASNGILFNHESPLRGETFVTRKITRAAAAIALGRQDKLYLGNLDAQRDWGHAREYVRGMWMMMQQDEADDYVLATGVTTPVREFVRWAFEDAGIPIEFRGEGVEEKGYAKDDGRCLIEVDPRYFRPTEVELLLGDPTKAQEKLGWKHETSPRELAREMLLADMEIMKAEPIAGGD; this comes from the coding sequence ATGACCAAAGCGAAGACTGCACTGATCACAGGTGTGACCGGACAGGACGGCGCCTATCTGTCGCATCTGCTGCTCGAAAAAGGTTACGATGTGCACGGTGTAAAACGCCGCTCGTCCAGCTTTAACACAGGCCGGATCGAGGATATCTACCAGGATCCGCACGTCGATAACCAACGCTTCCACCTGCATTATGGCGATCTGACGGACAGCACCAATCTGATCCGCATCGTGCAGGAAGTGCAGCCGGACGAGATTTACAATCTCGCAGCGCAAAGCCACGTCGCAGTCAGCTTCGAAACGCCGGAGTATACCGCCAATGCCGATGCCATCGGCACGCTGCGCTTGCTTGAAGCGATCCGCATCCTGAAGCTGGAAGAGAAGACCAGATTCTATCAGGCATCCACATCAGAGCTTTACGGTCTGGTGCAGGAAGTCCCGCAAAGCGAGACCACGCCTTTCTATCCGCGCAGCCCCTATGCTGCGGCCAAGCTCTATGCCTACTGGATCACGGTGAACTACCGCGAAGCCTATGGCATTCACGCCAGCAACGGCATCCTGTTCAACCACGAAAGTCCGCTGCGCGGCGAAACATTCGTGACCCGCAAGATCACCCGCGCGGCTGCGGCGATTGCTCTCGGCCGCCAGGACAAGCTCTATCTCGGCAATCTGGATGCCCAGCGCGATTGGGGCCACGCGCGCGAATATGTGCGCGGCATGTGGATGATGATGCAGCAGGATGAAGCCGACGATTACGTGCTCGCCACAGGCGTTACCACTCCGGTGCGCGAATTCGTCCGCTGGGCCTTCGAAGATGCAGGGATCCCGATCGAATTCCGTGGCGAAGGTGTCGAGGAAAAGGGCTACGCCAAGGATGACGGCCGCTGCTTGATCGAAGTCGATCCGCGTTACTTCCGCCCGACCGAGGTTGAATTGCTGCTCGGCGATCCGACCAAGGCACAGGAAAAGCTCGGCTGGAAGCACGAAACGTCACCTCGGGAACTGGCGCGTGAAATGCTGCTCGCCGATATGGAAATCATGAAAGCCGAACCCATCGCAGGCGGCGACTGA
- the holA gene encoding DNA polymerase III subunit delta: MKATQRDYAQAAKRAGEQCRLFFFCGQDEAGASAAIAKLIAELPDPGERVDLSGADLKSDPSRLVDEARSTSLFGDSRHIVARVSGEEAHDAMASWCELVDRGEVNDGWPIFIVATSATDKSRSAKLLLKRDDSLVAIFYPPDLRSVTADVRAMADAVGLRLDGSLAETIARAANLDVRLAQSEVDKLALYLDASPQTPKRADLSAFNDIGASAEEDGFMPLVNAALSGELSKLPGELARMREVSLNPVGVALALERRAAQLAVLSPKLRRGDDMKQFLKMNGVFFKEHREVGDQLMRWNGGKLERLVPRLADLHRSLLANSQTAELLLARELTQIARYAAARR; this comes from the coding sequence GTGAAGGCCACCCAGCGCGATTACGCCCAGGCGGCCAAGCGTGCAGGCGAACAATGCCGCCTGTTCTTCTTCTGCGGGCAGGACGAAGCGGGCGCCTCTGCAGCGATTGCCAAACTGATCGCCGAACTGCCCGATCCCGGCGAGCGGGTCGACCTGTCCGGCGCTGACCTAAAATCCGATCCATCCCGCCTCGTCGATGAAGCCCGTTCGACATCGCTGTTTGGCGATTCTCGTCATATCGTCGCGCGCGTTTCGGGGGAGGAAGCGCATGATGCGATGGCGAGCTGGTGCGAGTTGGTCGATCGCGGCGAGGTGAACGATGGCTGGCCGATCTTCATCGTCGCCACTTCCGCCACCGATAAGTCGCGCAGCGCGAAACTGTTGTTGAAACGCGATGATAGTCTCGTTGCCATCTTCTATCCGCCCGATCTGAGATCGGTGACTGCCGATGTGCGGGCGATGGCGGACGCTGTGGGCCTGCGGCTCGACGGTTCGCTCGCTGAAACGATTGCCCGTGCCGCCAATCTCGATGTCCGTCTCGCCCAGTCCGAAGTCGACAAGCTGGCGCTCTATCTCGACGCATCCCCGCAGACGCCCAAGCGCGCGGACCTTTCGGCATTCAACGACATCGGCGCGAGCGCGGAAGAGGATGGTTTCATGCCGCTGGTAAATGCGGCGCTGAGCGGAGAGCTTTCTAAGCTGCCGGGAGAGCTGGCACGGATGCGCGAGGTTTCGCTCAATCCGGTCGGTGTGGCGCTGGCGCTCGAACGCCGTGCAGCCCAATTGGCAGTGCTCTCGCCCAAGCTACGGCGCGGGGATGACATGAAACAATTCCTCAAGATGAACGGGGTCTTCTTCAAGGAGCACCGCGAGGTGGGCGACCAGCTGATGCGGTGGAATGGCGGCAAGCTGGAGCGCCTCGTGCCGCGCCTCGCCGACCTTCACCGTTCGCTGCTCGCCAACAGCCAGACCGCCGAATTGCTGCTCGCCCGCGAACTCACCCAAATTGCCCGATACGCCGCGGCCCGCCGCTGA
- the fcl gene encoding GDP-L-fucose synthase translates to MSYDLAGKRVYVAGHKGMVGSAIVRRLESEGCTILTSERSTDLREQTAVREWFADNQPDAVVVAAAKVGGIFANDTYPAEFLYDNLMIEANLIEAAYRNGAEKLLFLGSSCIYPKMAPQPIPEDALLTGPLEPTNEWYAVAKIAGIKLCQAYRKQYGVDFISAMPTNLYGPGDNFDLANSHVLPALIRKAHEAKQAGADCIEIWGTGSPRREFLHVDDLADGAVFLLKEYSGEEHVNLGSGTDLPIIELAQMVCDVVGFDGSITKDTSKPDGTPRKLMSGDKIAAMGWKPKIELLEGIADAYRAFLAGEGKQ, encoded by the coding sequence ATGTCTTACGATCTTGCTGGCAAGCGCGTTTATGTCGCTGGGCACAAGGGCATGGTCGGATCGGCCATTGTGCGGCGGCTGGAAAGCGAAGGCTGCACAATCCTGACAAGCGAACGCAGCACCGATCTGCGCGAACAAACCGCAGTGCGCGAATGGTTTGCCGATAATCAGCCAGATGCTGTCGTGGTCGCTGCAGCGAAAGTCGGCGGCATTTTCGCGAACGACACCTATCCGGCCGAATTCCTCTACGACAACCTCATGATCGAGGCGAATCTGATCGAGGCGGCTTATCGCAATGGCGCGGAGAAGCTGCTGTTCCTTGGCTCCTCCTGCATCTACCCGAAAATGGCGCCGCAGCCGATCCCCGAAGATGCATTGCTGACCGGGCCACTGGAGCCGACCAACGAATGGTATGCCGTGGCCAAGATCGCCGGGATCAAGCTGTGCCAGGCCTATCGCAAGCAATATGGCGTCGACTTCATCAGCGCCATGCCGACCAATCTTTATGGCCCCGGTGACAATTTCGATCTCGCAAACAGCCATGTACTGCCGGCCCTCATTCGCAAGGCGCACGAGGCGAAACAAGCCGGTGCCGATTGTATCGAAATCTGGGGCACAGGCTCACCGCGCCGCGAATTTCTGCATGTCGATGATCTCGCCGATGGCGCTGTGTTTCTGCTGAAGGAATATTCGGGCGAAGAACACGTCAATCTTGGCTCCGGCACGGATTTGCCCATTATCGAGCTCGCGCAAATGGTGTGCGATGTCGTCGGATTTGATGGCAGCATCACCAAGGATACCAGCAAGCCCGATGGCACGCCGCGCAAGCTGATGAGCGGTGACAAAATCGCCGCCATGGGCTGGAAGCCGAAGATCGAACTGCTCGAAGGGATCGCCGATGCCTATCGCGCCTTTCTGGCAGGCGAAGGCAAGCAGTAA
- a CDS encoding nucleotide sugar dehydrogenase, producing the protein MNIVIFGLGYVGSTAAGCIASQGHNVVGVDINESKVEAINAGRSPVKEPGLDALIAKARADDLLRAQAEIGTALAGCELAIVCVGTPSAADGAHDMSHILHVTRNIAAAIDPKQAAPLTVAYRSTMRPGSMDQLIQPIFERALGDDCARSVSLVYNPEFLREASAIADYFEPPKIVIGTRDGEPNASMETLHEGIDALVFRVGLREAELTKFVDNSWHAVKVAFANEIGRVCEQLDISAAQVHAIFAADTKLNISDHYTRPGAAFGGSCLPKDVRALQHMASDIGANTHLMDSLLRSNEAHKHHQFLQATRGLEKGAKLLLVGLAFKRETDDLRESPAVDMARKLLDAGFELDIYDPGVEPDQLVGQNLGYAAALLPTMESMLVDRETAEVDDYARVIATNSLIETLDLKTADIVDISRIT; encoded by the coding sequence ATGAACATCGTCATTTTTGGCCTTGGTTATGTTGGCAGCACCGCCGCAGGTTGCATTGCATCGCAGGGCCACAATGTGGTCGGCGTGGACATCAATGAAAGCAAAGTTGAGGCCATCAATGCCGGTCGCAGTCCGGTGAAGGAGCCGGGCCTGGATGCGCTGATTGCGAAGGCGCGCGCGGATGACCTGCTAAGAGCTCAGGCCGAAATCGGCACCGCGCTTGCAGGATGTGAATTGGCCATTGTGTGCGTCGGTACGCCGAGCGCGGCAGATGGCGCACACGACATGAGCCATATCTTGCATGTTACCCGGAACATCGCCGCGGCGATTGATCCCAAGCAGGCTGCTCCACTGACTGTGGCCTATAGATCAACCATGCGGCCCGGTTCGATGGATCAGTTGATTCAACCGATTTTCGAGCGGGCGCTGGGAGACGACTGCGCCCGATCGGTATCGCTGGTCTACAATCCGGAATTCCTGCGAGAGGCGAGCGCGATCGCAGACTATTTTGAACCGCCGAAGATCGTGATCGGCACGCGAGATGGTGAACCAAATGCTTCGATGGAAACACTCCACGAGGGCATCGACGCGCTAGTGTTTCGCGTCGGCTTGCGTGAGGCAGAGCTGACCAAATTTGTCGACAACAGTTGGCACGCGGTGAAAGTCGCCTTTGCCAATGAAATCGGCAGGGTATGTGAACAGCTCGATATCTCCGCTGCGCAGGTGCATGCAATTTTTGCCGCCGACACAAAGCTCAATATCTCCGATCATTACACGCGCCCCGGCGCGGCCTTTGGCGGATCGTGTTTGCCCAAGGATGTGCGCGCTTTGCAGCACATGGCGAGCGATATCGGCGCCAATACGCACCTGATGGATTCGCTGCTGCGATCCAACGAAGCGCACAAGCACCATCAGTTTCTGCAGGCGACGCGCGGCCTCGAAAAAGGGGCGAAGTTGCTGCTCGTCGGCCTCGCGTTCAAGCGCGAAACCGATGACCTGCGCGAAAGCCCGGCAGTCGATATGGCGCGCAAGCTGCTCGATGCGGGTTTCGAGTTGGACATTTATGACCCGGGCGTGGAGCCCGATCAGCTGGTTGGCCAGAACCTTGGCTATGCGGCGGCTCTGCTGCCCACGATGGAGAGCATGTTGGTGGATCGGGAGACCGCAGAAGTGGACGATTACGCGCGTGTCATCGCGACGAATTCCCTGATCGAGACGCTTGACCTGAAGACGGCAGATATCGTCGACATCAGCCGCATTACCTGA
- a CDS encoding glycosyltransferase gives MSTGDTEPAGQSEGAADTVSPPFSVVIPAHNEEPVIARCLNAIINGVAAQDLPEIIVAANGCTDRTVEIARETAPSATVLDLPAGSKVIAMNAANTHATVTPRFFLDADVQCDYRSLLATAKVLREPGVMAASPRLKMDLRGCDRRVRAYYRVWRTQPYVQDRLVGSGLFGLSAEGLERIGTIPPTFADDTWVRTRFSYDERRNVAQDENGAEAYFIVTPPRTAADLVRIEARRRIGSEQVRVLYPSPHNGRINRPRDLRAALADGASIFDVVIYLGLKAAVLTRYRWNKLRGKSPQWVRDTKARQTTA, from the coding sequence ATGAGCACAGGCGACACAGAACCAGCGGGGCAAAGCGAGGGCGCGGCAGACACCGTGAGCCCGCCATTCTCCGTTGTGATCCCTGCCCATAATGAGGAGCCAGTGATTGCCCGTTGCCTGAATGCGATCATCAATGGTGTCGCGGCGCAAGATCTTCCCGAGATCATCGTGGCGGCAAATGGCTGCACCGATCGCACGGTCGAGATCGCCCGCGAAACAGCGCCGAGCGCGACGGTCCTCGATCTGCCTGCGGGATCGAAAGTGATCGCGATGAATGCGGCGAATACGCATGCGACAGTCACGCCGCGGTTCTTTCTCGATGCCGATGTGCAGTGCGACTACCGATCGCTGCTGGCCACCGCGAAAGTCTTGCGGGAGCCGGGCGTAATGGCCGCATCGCCGCGGTTGAAAATGGACCTGCGCGGTTGTGACAGAAGGGTGCGGGCCTATTATCGCGTCTGGCGCACCCAGCCTTACGTGCAGGATCGCCTCGTCGGATCGGGCCTCTTTGGTCTATCTGCCGAAGGGCTGGAGCGGATCGGGACAATACCGCCGACCTTTGCCGATGATACCTGGGTGCGCACGCGCTTCTCTTACGATGAGCGTCGCAATGTGGCGCAAGACGAGAACGGCGCAGAGGCGTATTTCATCGTAACACCGCCGAGGACGGCCGCTGACCTGGTGCGTATCGAAGCGAGACGCAGGATCGGCAGCGAGCAGGTGCGCGTACTTTACCCGAGCCCGCACAATGGCCGGATTAACCGCCCCAGAGATTTGCGGGCGGCTTTGGCGGACGGCGCAAGCATCTTCGATGTGGTGATCTATCTTGGCCTCAAAGCCGCGGTATTGACGCGCTATCGCTGGAACAAATTGCGCGGAAAATCGCCCCAATGGGTGCGAGACACCAAAGCGCGGCAGACGACGGCATGA
- a CDS encoding polysaccharide biosynthesis/export family protein — MAANQTEYAADFSGVYVLRPTDVISVTVYREADLSLSDVTIGPDGEIAMPLLGAVPAAGQTAEQLAQQIEAGLNARFLRNADVAVNVVNYASHRVTVEGAVQTPGVYSFLPGTRLSGAIAMAEGPTRVAAREEIAVFRETPDGIAIAKFDYGAMQAGTMLDPVLAPGDRVVIGTDGLSQFWQDLLRTLPAFALFTNVNI; from the coding sequence GTGGCTGCCAATCAAACAGAATATGCGGCTGATTTTTCAGGGGTTTACGTCCTTCGCCCGACCGATGTGATTTCGGTCACCGTGTACCGGGAGGCGGATTTATCGCTCAGCGATGTTACCATCGGACCTGATGGCGAGATTGCCATGCCGCTGCTCGGCGCAGTGCCCGCTGCAGGCCAGACGGCAGAGCAACTCGCTCAGCAAATCGAAGCGGGATTGAACGCGCGGTTCCTGCGTAATGCCGATGTCGCGGTGAATGTGGTCAACTACGCTTCGCACCGGGTAACGGTGGAAGGTGCAGTGCAGACGCCCGGTGTTTACAGCTTTTTACCGGGCACAAGGCTTTCCGGCGCGATCGCCATGGCAGAGGGTCCGACACGGGTGGCTGCGCGAGAGGAAATCGCGGTTTTCCGGGAAACCCCCGATGGCATCGCCATCGCGAAATTCGATTATGGCGCGATGCAGGCGGGCACCATGCTCGATCCTGTGCTTGCGCCTGGTGACCGCGTGGTCATCGGCACCGATGGCCTGTCGCAATTCTGGCAAGACCTGCTGCGAACGCTTCCCGCCTTCGCTCTCTTCACCAATGTGAATATCTGA